One Punica granatum isolate Tunisia-2019 chromosome 3, ASM765513v2, whole genome shotgun sequence genomic window carries:
- the LOC116199285 gene encoding casparian strip membrane protein 3-like, whose amino-acid sequence MDISGDEARRKAALYPRQGGGWKKGIAIFDFILRLCAIGASLAAGTTMGTTDQTLPFFTQFFQFQASYDDLPSFTFFVIANAAAGAYLILSLPFSIVCVIQPHSTAPRLLLLIFDAVMMAIMTAAASSAAAIVYLAHNGNTNANWLAICQQFNDFCQRVSGAVVASFAAALILLFIVVLSAFALKRT is encoded by the exons ATGGATATTTCCGGAGACGAAGCTAGAAGAAAAGCTGCCTTGTACCCGCGACAAGGAGGAGGATGGAAGAAGGGCATTGCAATATTCGATTTCATTCTCAGGCTCTGTGCCATTGGGGCCAGCTTAGCCGCCGGGACTACTATGGGGACGACAGACCAGACACTTCCTTTCTTCACGCAGTTCTTCCAGTTCCAAGCCAGCTATGACGATCTCCCTTCTTTCAC ATTCTTCGTGATAGCGAACGCAGCAGCGGGTGCTTACCTCATCCTCTCCTTGCCCTTCTCCATAGTATGCGTTATCCAGCCTCACTCAACTGCTCCAaggctcctcctcctcatctttGACGCT GTAATGATGGCCATCATGACCGCTGCCGCCTCCTCTGCTGCAGCAATAGTGTACCTGGCACACAACGGGAACACGAATGCAAACTGGCTGGCCATCTGCCAGCAGTTCAACGACTTCTGCCAGCGAGTCAGCGGGGCCGTGGTGGCTTCCTTTGCAGCGGCCCTCATCCTCCTCTTCATAGTTGTCTTGTCTGCCTTTGCCCTCAAGAGGACCTGA
- the LOC116198580 gene encoding OVARIAN TUMOR DOMAIN-containing deubiquitinating enzyme 6 isoform X1, producing MTRVLVPRGSSSASSSNPSRSSSLSGNSSVGRTEQQSVATPQVASAVKEEENQEDVHDQVLVGEDFSGSAENKNLKGDDHLLEGMSSDLNESVSNEIVDGEFTAGDETTNADEFLNGFGELKVLGRGENEGTSSSHTQNLGGNLHPPPPPVPPPKPLSTNSNLRRSPLGSPNSARVASARRAVAWPVVSTRTSPTASRPSSPRSHGESEGYNSADEQSPGFISYDDLERERQFEIDIRRAKGLEVKKMLEDGNCLFRAVADQVYGDSELYDDVRQMCIDYMERNRDHFSQFITEGFVSYCKRKRRDKVYGNNVEIQAMSEMYNRLIHIYSYSTEPINTFQGNYHTDTPPIRLSYHHGNHYNSLVNPRRPTIGAGLGFSSLRGANVDKDQVKAAIKAQQDQQIDNALLAEGQFYSDIELTEKEIERMVMEASRAEYLAHDKLKKQLACGDSSTSGAEPSSSGERASGSDTKTDVATGHGVQESVLSSSSMRIVLSMGFSYLQAIEAYSIFGEDVDSMVCYLLETSNRRKGKATE from the exons ATGACTCGGGTTTTGGTTCCACGCGGTTCCTCCAGTGCTTCTTCATCAAACCCAAGCCGGTCCTCTTCCCTGTCCGGTAACTCTTCAGTGGGTAGAACTGAGCAGCAGTCCGTTGCTACACCTCAGGTTGCTTCAGCTGTGAAAGAGGAGGAAAATCAAGAGGATGTACATGACCAGGTTCTTGTGGGTGAAGACTTTTCTGGCAGTGCAGAaaacaagaatttgaaaggCGATGATCATTTGTTGGAAGGCATGTCTAGTGATCTAAATGAGAGTGTCAGTAATGAAATTGTTGACGGTGAATTCACTGCTGGCGATGAGACTACAAATGCAGATGAGTTCTTGAATGGGTTTGGCGAGTTGAAGGTTTTGGGCAGAGGTGAGAATGAAGGCACTAGTAGTAGTCACACACAAAATCTTGGCGGCAATCTGCATCCACCCCCACCTCCAGTCCCGCCACCCAAGCCCTTATCCACTAACTCTAATCTTAGGAGATCTCCTTTGGGAAGTCCAAATTCTGCCCGAGTTGCTTCAGCTAGAAGGGCAGTTGCCTGGCCTGTTGTTTCAACTCGTACTTCGCCTACTGCATCACGGCCCTCTTCTCCAAGATCTCATGGTGAAAGTGAGGGCTACAATAGTGCAGATGAGCAGAGTCCTGGCTTTATCTCCTATGATGATCTG GAAAGAGAGCGTCAATTTGAGATTGACATAAGGCGTGCAAAGGGTCTAGAGGTCAAGAAAATGTTGGAGGATGGAAACTGTCTCTTCCGAGCTGTGGCAGATCAAGTATACGGGGATTCCGAATTGTATGATGATGTCAGACAAATGTGTATTGATTACATG GAACGGAACAGGGATCACTTCTCCCAATTCATCACAGAAGGTTTTGTGTCATATTGTAAACGGAAGAGAAGGGACAAG GTATATGGAAACAATGTCGAGATCCAAGCCATGTCTGAAATGTACAACCGTCTCATCCATATTTATTCCTACAGCACAG AACCTATCAACACATTTCAAGGGAATTATCATACAGACACTCCACCCATAAGGCTAAGTTACCACCACGGGAATCATTATAACTCCTTGGTCAATCCTCGTCGCCCAACAATTGGAGCAGGACTCGGGTTCAGCTCACTCCGTGGG GCGAATGTAGACAAGGACCAAGTCAAGGCTGCTATCAAGGCTCAGCAAGATCAACAGATTGATAAT GCTCTTTTAGCAGAGGGGCAATTTTACTCGGACATTGAGCTAACTGAGAAGGAAATTGAACGTATGGTTATGGAAGCTTCTCGAGCTGAGTATCTTGCCCATGACAAGTTGAAAAAGCAACTTGCTTGTGGAGATTCTTCTACCTCTGGTGCTGAACCATCATCATCCGGGGAGA GAGCATCAGGCAGCGATACGAAGACAGATGTTGCGACTGGGCACGGGGTTCAGGAGTCCGTtctcagcagcagcagcatgCGGATTGTTCTTTCGATGGGATTCAGCTACCTACAGGCGATCGAGGCATACAGTATATTTGGAGAAGATGTCGACTCCATGGTTTGCTATCTCTTAGAAACTAGCAATAGGCGCAAGGGCAAAGCAACAGAATGA
- the LOC116198580 gene encoding OVARIAN TUMOR DOMAIN-containing deubiquitinating enzyme 6 isoform X2, whose protein sequence is MTRVLVPRGSSSASSSNPSRSSSLSGNSSVGRTEQQSVATPQVASAVKEEENQEDVHDQVLVGEDFSGSAENKNLKGDDHLLEGMSSDLNESVSNEIVDGEFTAGDETTNADEFLNGFGELKVLGRGENEGTSSSHTQNLGGNLHPPPPPVPPPKPLSTNSNLRRSPLGSPNSARVASARRAVAWPVVSTRTSPTASRPSSPRSHGESEGYNSADEQSPGFISYDDLERERQFEIDIRRAKGLEVKKMLEDGNCLFRAVADQVYGDSELYDDVRQMCIDYMERNRDHFSQFITEGFVSYCKRKRRDKVYGNNVEIQAMSEMYNRLIHIYSYSTEPINTFQGNYHTDTPPIRLSYHHGNHYNSLVNPRRPTIGAGLGFSSLRGANVDKDQVKAAIKAQQDQQIDNALLAEGQFYSDIELTEKEIERMVMEASRAEYLAHDKLKKQLACGDSSTSGAEPSSSGEKHAKQTSFAASLLISFHECNFWQSETMDCFILMSCWHSR, encoded by the exons ATGACTCGGGTTTTGGTTCCACGCGGTTCCTCCAGTGCTTCTTCATCAAACCCAAGCCGGTCCTCTTCCCTGTCCGGTAACTCTTCAGTGGGTAGAACTGAGCAGCAGTCCGTTGCTACACCTCAGGTTGCTTCAGCTGTGAAAGAGGAGGAAAATCAAGAGGATGTACATGACCAGGTTCTTGTGGGTGAAGACTTTTCTGGCAGTGCAGAaaacaagaatttgaaaggCGATGATCATTTGTTGGAAGGCATGTCTAGTGATCTAAATGAGAGTGTCAGTAATGAAATTGTTGACGGTGAATTCACTGCTGGCGATGAGACTACAAATGCAGATGAGTTCTTGAATGGGTTTGGCGAGTTGAAGGTTTTGGGCAGAGGTGAGAATGAAGGCACTAGTAGTAGTCACACACAAAATCTTGGCGGCAATCTGCATCCACCCCCACCTCCAGTCCCGCCACCCAAGCCCTTATCCACTAACTCTAATCTTAGGAGATCTCCTTTGGGAAGTCCAAATTCTGCCCGAGTTGCTTCAGCTAGAAGGGCAGTTGCCTGGCCTGTTGTTTCAACTCGTACTTCGCCTACTGCATCACGGCCCTCTTCTCCAAGATCTCATGGTGAAAGTGAGGGCTACAATAGTGCAGATGAGCAGAGTCCTGGCTTTATCTCCTATGATGATCTG GAAAGAGAGCGTCAATTTGAGATTGACATAAGGCGTGCAAAGGGTCTAGAGGTCAAGAAAATGTTGGAGGATGGAAACTGTCTCTTCCGAGCTGTGGCAGATCAAGTATACGGGGATTCCGAATTGTATGATGATGTCAGACAAATGTGTATTGATTACATG GAACGGAACAGGGATCACTTCTCCCAATTCATCACAGAAGGTTTTGTGTCATATTGTAAACGGAAGAGAAGGGACAAG GTATATGGAAACAATGTCGAGATCCAAGCCATGTCTGAAATGTACAACCGTCTCATCCATATTTATTCCTACAGCACAG AACCTATCAACACATTTCAAGGGAATTATCATACAGACACTCCACCCATAAGGCTAAGTTACCACCACGGGAATCATTATAACTCCTTGGTCAATCCTCGTCGCCCAACAATTGGAGCAGGACTCGGGTTCAGCTCACTCCGTGGG GCGAATGTAGACAAGGACCAAGTCAAGGCTGCTATCAAGGCTCAGCAAGATCAACAGATTGATAAT GCTCTTTTAGCAGAGGGGCAATTTTACTCGGACATTGAGCTAACTGAGAAGGAAATTGAACGTATGGTTATGGAAGCTTCTCGAGCTGAGTATCTTGCCCATGACAAGTTGAAAAAGCAACTTGCTTGTGGAGATTCTTCTACCTCTGGTGCTGAACCATCATCATCCGGGGAGA AGCATGCAAAGCAAACTAGTTTTGCAGCCTCCTTGCTCATCAGTTTTCATGAATGCAACTTTTGGCAAAGTGAGACCATGGATTGCTTTATACTGATGAGTTGTTGGCATTCCCGATGA